The sequence below is a genomic window from Methanobacterium sp. Maddingley MBC34.
GAAGGTTTTTCAATAAGGTCAATAATACGTATAAGGGTGGTTTTACCGCATCCTGTGGGCCCTATAAGTCCTAAAGTGGTTCCTTTTTTTAAATAAAGGTTGATATCTTCGAGGACTTTTTTTCCGTCGTATTTTTTTGATAAATTTTGAATTTCCAGCAGATTCATGTTATTTCTCCTGGACGTAGTTTAATACCAGATTTATTATTAGGGCGATGGCGAGTAAAATGATTCCCAGGGCTATGGAGAGTTCTACATTACCTTTGGATGTTTCCAGGGACATGGTGGTGGTTATAACTCGGGTGTAACCTCTGATGTTTCCCCCTATCATCATTGCCACTCCCACCTCAGATATGGCCCGGCCAAATCCCAGGATAAGTGCTCCTAATAAGGCGTATTTGGCTTCGTGCATAATGGTTTGAATAGCCTGAAATTCGCTGGCCCCCAGGGATAATGAAAGATCTCTAATTTCATCTTTGACCCCACTTAATGCCAGGATGGTGAAACCAGTTATAATGGGAAGTACAAGTATGGTTTGGCCCATTATCATCCCTCCTGGTGTAAAAAGTAGATGTAGGTCGCCTAATGGTCCCTGATTGGATATTAAAAGGAAAACCAGGAGCCCTACCAGAACAGTGGGCATGCTGTATAGCGTCTGTATAATATTTATAACGGTTCTTTTCCCTCGAAACTTTCGAAAGTGTATGTATCCACCTACGGGAACTGCAATTAAAGCGGCGATGACCGTGGATGTTATGGAAATGTAGAGTGTTCTGAGGGTTATTTCCATCACTTCAGGGTCCAAAGTTACCAGTAAATGGATTGCCTCAAAGAAGGCGTTTATTATCTCGTTCACTTAACCACCAAAAAAAGAATCATATAGGGGATTAAGATTCCCCCTAAATAAAAAACTAACTATTCTACAGTAACAGTTATTTGGTTGGTTCGGGTTGTCCAGCTAGTGGTATGAATAACTGTTGACCGTACTTTTCTTTACCGTAATTACCCACTATGGTCTGACCTTCTGTTGAAAGCACAAAGTCTACCCATTTCATTGATGCGTTGTAGTTCACATTGGAGA
It includes:
- a CDS encoding ABC-type tungstate transport system, periplasmic component (PFAM: Binding-protein-dependent transport system inner membrane component) is translated as MNEIINAFFEAIHLLVTLDPEVMEITLRTLYISITSTVIAALIAVPVGGYIHFRKFRGKRTVINIIQTLYSMPTVLVGLLVFLLISNQGPLGDLHLLFTPGGMIMGQTILVLPIITGFTILALSGVKDEIRDLSLSLGASEFQAIQTIMHEAKYALLGALILGFGRAISEVGVAMMIGGNIRGYTRVITTTMSLETSKGNVELSIALGIILLAIALIINLVLNYVQEK